The proteins below come from a single Molothrus aeneus isolate 106 chromosome 21, BPBGC_Maene_1.0, whole genome shotgun sequence genomic window:
- the C21H1orf174 gene encoding UPF0688 protein C1orf174 homolog gives MAAGGGARGRRRSDTRGPARPPRPRPRPRHRARSSEEAAPAAEPAQPAGETADTARPCSSHEAAEGQPAKRMKYEESNLKSELEGLTCESGNLAALGETPKTSDEDGGSEDPRDSSVIQQERDESIPETDEGKQEKEHGVSQEPHTVKSSGAPLKMGGYLHHYHVFSEEESSCGSFDGATSEDAECPRRPMFLEHSSGLSDEDSNQPMPVHRFFGDVELHLPAVVLPSVTRSRREARKLHFIAKEDDEEEEEEDDV, from the exons atggcggcgggcggcggggcgcggggccggaggcgCTCGGACACCCGCGGCCCCGCTCGCCCGCCCCGGCCACGGCCACGGCCACGGCACCGGGCCCGGAGCTCCGAGGAGGCGGCCCCGGCAGCCGAACCGGCACAGCCCGCGGGGGAAACAGCCGACACGGCGAGACCG TGTTCATCACATGAAGCTGCTGAAGGACAACCTGCAAAGAGGATGAAATACGAAGAAAGCAATCTAAAATCAGAGCTAGAGGGACTCACATGTGAAAGTGGAAACCTTGCTGCGCTGGGGGAAACACCTAAAACATCTGATGAGGATGGAGGTTCAGAAGATCCAAGAGACAGCAGTGTCATCCAACAGGAAAGAGATGAAAGCATTCCAGAGACTgatgaagggaagcaggagaaggagcatgGTGTTTCTCAGGAGCCACACACAGTGAAATCCAGCGGTGCTCCATTAAAAATGGGTGGGTATCTGCACCACTATCACGTGTTCAGTGAAgaggagagcagctgtgggagcttTGACGGGGCCACCTCGGAGGACGCAGAGTGCCCACGGAGGCCGATGttcctggagcacagcagtggcCTCTCGGACGAGGACAGCAACCAGCCCATGCCAGTGCACCGGTTCTTTGGAGATGTTGAGCTG cacctcccagcagtTGTGCTCCCGAGTGTGACGAGGAGCAGGCGAGAAGCCAGGAAGCTCCATTTCATTGCAAAGGAAgatgatgaagaggaggaggaagaggatgatgTCTAA
- the DFFB gene encoding LOW QUALITY PROTEIN: DNA fragmentation factor subunit beta (The sequence of the model RefSeq protein was modified relative to this genomic sequence to represent the inferred CDS: inserted 2 bases in 1 codon), whose amino-acid sequence MEEPLRPFRLRGCGSPQKFGVAAGNLRGLLRKGCRLLQLPLAGSRLCLYEDGTELTESYFRALPAQTELVLLGPGESWRGCECGGAGRGARGQRRPRGLSRCRLTCPXGASDIERLLAAFCSQQGAVVEAARRLLTDERAPHRQKLLADLIHNLSENILAEDKEDDKKWFEGLESRFKNKSSYLRHSCESRMRGYMREVTGFISNVHPAARDAYRGIIDLMADKLKSVKYNGCYFDRREEEEAARLCTAEGWFSCQGPFDRDDCPCKHSINPYSNRESRILFSTWNLDHIIEKKRAVVPELAEAVKTRDGREVNWEYFYQLLFTLDNLKLVHIACHKKTNHNLSCDKSRIFRKRKQTHEIS is encoded by the exons atGGAGGAGCCGCTGCGGCCCTTCCGCCTGCGCGGGTGCGGCAGCCCGCAGAAGTTCGGGGTGGCGGCCGGGAACCTGCGCGGGTTGCTGAGGAAGGGCTGCCGGCTGCTGCAG CTTCCCTTGGCAGGCAGCCGCCTCTGCCTCTACGAGGACGGCACGGAGCTGACCGAGAGCTACTTCCGAGCGCTGCCGGCGCAGAcggagctggtgctgctgggcccTGGGGAGAGCTGGCGGGGCTGTGagtgcggcggggccgggcggggggcgcgggggcaGCGCCGGCCGCGGGGGCTCAGCCGGTGCCgcctcacctgccc aggtgcCAGCGACATCGAGCGGCTCCTGGCCGCgttctgcagccagcagggcgCTGTGGTGGAGGCTGCGCGGAGGCTGCTGACGGACGAGCGGGCTCCCCACAGGCAGAAGCTGCTGGCGGATCTCATCCACAACCTGAGCGAAAACATCCTGGCCGAGGACAAGGAGGATGATAAGAAATGGTTTGAAG GACTGGAGTCTCGGTTCAAGAATAAATCCAGCTACCTGCGGCATAGCTGTGAGAGCAGAATGCGGGGCTACATGAGAGAG GttactggttttatttcaaaCGTTCATCCTGCAGCACGAGATGCCTACAGAGGGATAATCGACCTGATGGCAGATAAACTGAAATCTGTGAAGTACAACGGGTGCTACTTTGacagaagggaggaggaggaggcagcacgCCTGTGCACTGCAGAGGGGTGGTTCTCCTGTCAG GGACCTTTTGACAGAGATGACTGCCCATGTAAGCATTCCATCAACCCCTACAGCAACAGGGAAAGCAGGATCCTCTTCAGCACCTGGAACCTCGACCACAT AATTGAGAAGAAACGTGCTGTTGTCCCAGAACTGGCAGAAGCTGTCAAAACACGAGACGGGAGAGAAGTGAACTGGGAATACTTCTATCAGCTGCTGTTTACCCTGGATAATTTAAAACTCGTACATATTGCTTGCCATAAGAAAACCAATCATAACCTCAGCTGtgacaaaagcagaattttcagaAAGAGGAAGCAAACCCATGAGATTTCCTAG